TTCGCGAATGGCTACACGCGAAGGGGTCGATGCCTCACTAGGTAACCCATTCACAAATAGGCACATACGAGGGGGACGATGCCGGGCAGTGACCTATAGCGAGGTAGCGACATTGCTATCTTCTTCTGAAACTCTCGCCCTTTTCCATCTCCATATACTAGTAGGAAGCTTGCCCTTTTCCTCACGCAGCACCGAGTCGAATTGATCGGTCTTTCCTTTCCCGACATTCATCTTCTCACAGGTTTGTGTCTTAATCCTCGATTGCCCCTCCCCGCTTTTCAATTCTTCCCCTCATGGCACGGTCTCGTAGCGCTCTTGCTGGAGCACGTCCGAAGGATATGTTGCGAGCACTGTATTCTTCTCTTTTTCTAACTATTTTCCTTGTTTGTTGGTTGGCACATGTTCCCCTCCCCTTTTCAATTTCTCCTCTCACGGCATAGTTGTGATGGCGGGTGTTGGTCTTGATGCTTGTTGTCATTGCGCTAATGTTGGTGCACGGTTGAAGGATCAATTTTCTTCTTCAGACGTGTTCTTCAAAGATCTGAAATCCTTGAAGAAGGTATGATGctcaattttgttttgttttttctaTCTCCTTGGCTTTAGAAATGTTTGAGTAATTAAATTGTGCTATAGAAGACATGAATGGAAGAATGAGAATGAAATAAATCAGTCTGCATGCAATACAAGTAGATTTACCACTAATAAGCACATCTCCCATATTAAACTATcaattcaattttatataaaggaGTGTGAAGAGGCATTGGTTTTGGATCCTGCTTTCAGGCATGCACAGCAAAGGTTGGCATCGTTGCTTATAAGGTTGTAACACTTTAAAAATGTTCCATTCTTTCTAATTCAAGTTTGCAAATTGATTGCTACTGGTCCTAGTGTTATGCTGAGATATTGATATTGCTTAATTGCATATGATTCATTTCCTTGGAGCTAGTCACCCACTACTGTTATTAATTATGACATGTAATTTATTTATGAATACTTCTATTACATAATTAATAGGTATAATCGAAGAACTATCtcaattttatcaaattttattCTGATTGATAAGGTTGCATCTTTTTTTTATGGTAGAGTTGTCTTATGATTTTTGCATTGTTTATATTTGTTTTCAAAGTTGCAACATCAATCCCTTGTCCTTACTACAGTCATTTTGCTTGATCACAATTCTAAATTgtaaaagagatctttttgtAGAATTGTGATGGAACAACTTTAAATAAATTACTACCCATATATTTGTCTTACATTCTTCTGTTTTAACTCACAATATTGGTAGATAGCCTTGGAGTGCCATTAATTGCAGTAATTAAAATGCATCCTTGTGTTGCtcaataagaaaacaaaaaaataacATTGTTATTGCCATATATTAATGTTGCTCCGGATGCACTTATATATGATTAATTGAATTCTAGACATACAATCAAGTGTATGTTTTGTTTACTATGATTAGTAGACCACACTGCAACAAATATTGTGATCAGAAATAAATAATAACACGTGAAGTTTTTTATCATGTTATATGAACTCAAGAGCTTGAGAAGAAAAACAAATTGTTGTTTTTTGTGCTTAGTTtgttttagtttttaaatttcatTGTTCTTTCTTTTGACTCATTGTGATAAATGATGTTGATGAGTAAATCTTATACTGAAATATGCATTCTTCTAAATAAACTGTTTATTTTGGTCAATAGGTTAGGTTAAGTTGAGAATGCTAGGAAACATCTCTTGCTAGGTTAAGTTTACATTATGTTGAATTTAGGGAGCTTCAAGCAGTGGAAAGACATTTGGACATGTGTGCAGAAGCCCGAAAGGTTGTAGATTGGAAGAGTGACCTTAAGGAGAGTGATGCTGCCTTCATTGAAGGAGCAAATGCTTCATCATTTGTAAATTCATACTAGCACTTAATCTCATTAGTTTGGATGTCATGTTAATGTTATTATAAGATAATACAATAATGTATTCTTATAATGCCCACAATTGCAGGTAATGGCTTCAAAATGTGAAGCGTAACTTTAACTTCATCAACTTGAAGAAGCTGATATGGTCATATCCAATGTATTTAAACTTGATAGTGTAAATTCACCATCCTCAAATACTAAGTTTTTTGGTATGCTGGCAAATTCATACTTGTATGCTGTCAATGTCGAAGTTGACATGGCTCGAGGAAGCTAATGTTAAAGTGTTATATTGCATATTAAGgtagttttcaatatttttatgtTCATTGAAAATGTGTAATGAATAATTTTCAGGTTTGAAAATGTCTTCACAATAAGCAAAGCAGATTCATCCTAGAAATGTGGAGATATATACATTATTGAACAACACAAGAGCTATATCTCAAGCACGAGCATTAGGCAATGAACTCTTTAACTCAAGAAAATTTATGGAAGCAAGCTTAGCTTACGGGAAGGACTCAAGTATGACCCTGCAAACCTTGTTCTTTACTGCAACTCGGATAATACGAAAGACTGTTGAGGATTGCAACAAACCTTAGTATTCAAGTCAACTACATGAATGCCCTTCTTAGTTGTGCTACCTCATATTCAGAGGTGATATGATTCCcttctaaaatttaatattttgagtATAGTGTATAACTAGTTTTGGATGTAAAAGACTCAtcattagtttgcatttgtaacTTTGACCCAAATATTTATAGATGAATTTAGATGATCTACTtgcattttaaattatattttataattttttttctattctaaACGGTGGATGAATTGTGATGATATATAAATATTGAAGTCATATtatattctaaataaatattagtgatcattttaaatatatttataaattattataatgatatttattaatGTTATTATAGATTAGTTAATgtgatattttaaaatgattttataaattatttttattgatattttttattgtccttataaaaaatataaatgtcATAATAAATGAGTTTTGGTGACATTTAACTTTGTCCATATTATAATCATAACAAGACAAATATAAATgtctttaaaatatgatttttcttGACATTTTAGAGTGTCATTATATTTTGAAATTGTGACACTTTTGACGTTAGCATTGATATTGTATAACGACATTATAAAATGTCAGGAATGTGAGGAAGGTCTAAAACGACATCACTATATAGGGCGTTTTTTGGAGATGTCACTAAAATGTTAGTGTCACCATAAATATACTATAAGGACATTTATGTGTGTCATAATAGACTATTATTCTTGTAGtgtcactaggacttccaccacctagctttacttactaggatccggtttcactcaccaggactttcaccagtTAACTTCACTTAcgagggcccgacttcactcactaagactttcccttgcttaacctccaattaggactagtcacttagtagacttctcacctccCTATCCTTTGGTTAGGACCTACCCTTGCTAGTCAATTTTCTCTTCCAAACATTAAACCATTAGTCAAACTAACTAGACTAAGGTACatttcaaacatcaaaaccctataggtcgattgcaccaacacaataaCTTGAAGgagccttcgcactgttcatggaaggcaccttctataaggcagtttagcttcttttctcctcaagcaagcttccgctccagcttctcgtcctttGGAAatatcgcgtgcttccttctcatctgccagcaTACTTTTTCGCAACACTtggtccctcagacacaccgagcccgtcgactctctcccatgctatccttctcgctagctgcgtctttcgctcgacttcttgtgctcctaagttccaaTGTACTTAAAAGCAGGGGTTAAACAACAACAGAATCTAACTTGacatggttgatcatatcaaaattatcacggggtacttaaaatctctccctttttgatgtgagcaattttaagttaagttagggtaaaaaaataatattaagataATTAATATTGCAAATAATAATGTGTAAAAAATAAtgataccctccccctagacttaatgaTCACTTCTTCCCCTTTTATAACATAAAAATAGGGTATTCTAAAATGTTTTAAGAATAAAGTCAAAAACAAAGTCTAAGGAAAAATATTCTTATCTAGAAAAGTTTGAAAGATTAAAtgtcaaaaaatctagacttaaaaaatactttgaaaaatatttttaattatcgaAAAAAATTTAACAGACATATATAAGACAGATAAAAATTttcatataaagttaacattattGTAAGTAGAAATAAAGTCCTTTCTACATAAAAAATGGTTATTAATCATGAAAAATCTTGAACTATTTTCTGAGAATCCATTATAGCAAGTAactttgcaaaaaaaataaattttcaaaaatttgaattttcaagaatttttaatattaaatatttacatTTGGATAGATAATTCATAGAAACTTCAATAACAGTcagaaacttttaaaatttttcttacagatAAATGatgaaattagttttttttttaaataacttctAATTAATTTATAACAAAATGTATGCAAACCAATTTATTTGAAAGTACTTTTATAACGATTAaatgtttaacagttagtcaattaaatatttatttcagtaattgacttccaagctgtgACGAGATACTAGGTCTTTTTGATAATTGGAACAACAATTATGTTGTGGATTttaaacaaaacaacaacaccacaaaaaaggcgaaaggtgttgggtactagactgccgagcggaacacaaaaaaagttacaaacatctataatgaagggatgtacagggaaacgcagaccgacAGTAAACtagtcgcggaagacacagaaagctccgcgcggcggcttgtgtggccgagcggagggaccggggAAAAGAAGGTAAAGAAAGCACCGGAAACAAGGAAAGAAGGAAATAAAGCCTTACGAAGAGGAGAAGGATCGGGGAAGAGGCGCCGGAGGTCGTCGGAGAGCAGGAGCGAGATCGCCGGAGCACCGAAGCAACAGGGACGGAGGTAGAAATCGCGACAGCAAATGCGGTGGAAGGGAGGAAAACGGAGATTTTATAGGGAGGaggccgagcggcctccaccgttggatccaggtcacgggaatcagaGCGCGCATCgtaccgtccatttcgaaccgtgTCGATCCCATCACAGtaccacgccgccgccgtacaattacggcagcaccgccacgtggcagacagccactggaacgcatttaatgggcgcgtgctcgaccttaatgactGGGATTGGCGAAAACTTCGAAGAGACGTCGATTAAGGCAACCGTTGACTGGCGTTTTATCTACCCCCTGTGTCTCCGAGCGGAAGGTGGTTTTAGTAGGCCGTTCGGATCAACTAATggttcagtcagtcggactaatcgcctccttcgactagacttgaaggggaggcaagtgatccggcggtaagaacaggggacccccgttctgaggagccaacgccacgtggaagtcaaagggccaggtggtcgataGGAGAAAGATGGACCGACCGGACGCCCCAGAAAAGGTTGGACCGATAGGCCGACCGGAGAGTGGTGAGTCGATTGCCCGGCCGACCGACCACTGTCTAAATGATGGCAAAAAGGCGCCCCGGCAGGAGCCGAGGTTCCGGCGCTTATTGAACAGGATTACAGGGtcgagcggatggcacgctcggccgaagacgtaagatagcatactgctaacagtctccacagagcacgtTACCAAGAATCTCCCAAGTAAATCACTATATATGGCCGGTCGGACGTAAGGTgagtgctggccggccggacgtccgatagggagtaaggagaaaaggacaagggacaccttctgacagcgggcatgttctgTGATCCGGCCATGCGCCAAATCTTACTACacggggttccgctgtcccatcgaagacgtgcttgaactgtagcagtatggtgtcaggtaagcttgctgacaggcccttactggggtatgggctgaggacacatgTTCGCCTAGGTATGTGTGTCGAAGCTCCTTCCCTGCTCTATATAAGAAGCTCCGCATTTCgccagaggtacgcgttctatGCTATTAGGAGTCACTTCTTAGTTgtctgcttacctgacttgagcgtcggagggttgtcgctgggaaccccttcccggcccgacttctgtgcaggatcacCGGAGGTCCGTGCGGACGGTCAGAGATCTACTTCAGCAAttcggagagcaccacgtgcccagcgtccgttgattcgactttcggacaggatcaaattacttctagacaaagtcttttaaagaaattaaatatttaatttgtttttgAAAGCCCTATGTCtaactttcaaaaattttaattaagaaaaaaaatagggcatgcaaaaaaaaaattaacctaaaatagatttcttcctatatgattaatcaaaaatttcttaggaatatatttctgtgatatgtttttaatttgacccttatggtatctaaagtaccaatttaatctATTAGATCTTCTAACTTGTTGAATATGTGAGCATGCGTgatttttttaaactcttttatgtctatttttaatttttaattttctatttttatcttgTCGAAGTCTTCTAATCGATAAAATGTTGCTAGAATTCTTTTtgaatttatcattttctttttctaatttacaagaatttGTTGATAACActtttataaactgaaataattTATCAAGAGGTAGAGACCGTATTTGACTGACTTTGTCGATCCataatctgaagctccccctgaagtgttgTAGTCTTCTAATgtcgctccccctttatcgatgttcatttcagatgagcttgctttgtctttatcttcttggtgacttgccactagcgtaAGTCTAGCAATGGCTTCGATCTCTGATTCGGACAACGTTTCGTCCCATATCGCCTTTAGATTTTTGTACTTGTTCTGGGCTGGCTTCTTGTTCTTTACCTTGTCCTTGtcctttcttttcaattttggataattatctttcacgtgcccttcttcattgcagtggtagtatcttacatttctttttctttgtttaccctgcacttaattaattttattggttttaaataactttttaaacttccttaccatgaaCGCAATTTCTTCATCATCAAGAGAAGTTTCAGAATTTGGTTCGTTCATTTTTGCTTTTAAGGAGATATTATGCTTGGGCTTCTTCTTCAaatctgcacatctcgtttcatgaacttcaaaagttgaaaataattcttctagggtacttacttctagatccttagagatataataagcatatactaatgatgctcattcagtagtcctaggaaatgcgttaagcgcgtatcttagcgaatctcggttggttaccttttcttcgagattcgtgagttcgATGATGAGTTTTTTTATTCTTGAGTAAAGGGGTGCAACAATTTTGCCTTCTTCTAATTTGATGTCGATGATATGATTCCGGAGCAAATCCTATCTCACAATTTTTGCCTCCTAGATCCAttcatgtagttccaggaatttctcccagagctccttgccTGACTTGTAGGCTCTGATCCGGTTGACTTATTATGAAGGTAAGATGCTCaccagatggaactctgctttgtcgtttgtcacgaagtcggcttgctccttcttaatCTACTGGTATTTTGTCTTCTGGtgcttcaaaatcaaatttcataacTAGTAATACATCAAAATTGGTCTtaaaaatatctccatttttttttccaaatcacgaagtccccctcgaacttAGGTGGGTTGATGTTCGGTCTGACCATCTCTTGTGTTTcgatcggcagttagtccttctaaagcgacatcgctctaataccacttgttggagcagGTTGGGTCGATAAGAGAGGGTTAATTGcctgttgaaaaataaaataaaaccccttttcaatctttcaactcagattagtagcacacttataaaaagaaaattaaataactaATAAATTAAGGACACTAAGGAGTTATtgggttacaacctaagtggttgttaatccaagacataagaaagtaatgaaaatatctcttTTGTGTAGGTGGAGAAGCTTGTTATACTTATTAAACGCTCAGAAAACTAGAAagtgaatacaagagttgttaaaTTATTCCTAACTCCATGGGTCTTGTTATAGCCCCTAAAAAATTCTATCCaaggttggaaggcgcctccaatgtgacAATTTTATCTGtgcaaagataaagttttatcttcactAACGGTCACTGGGAAGGTGCCTTCGAACTGTTCATAGAGCAAGTGTCTTTTCTCCTTGAAcaagcttccgcttcggcttctcgttcctcggaaacgccgcatgcttccttctcatctgccagcgtactcctccgcagcacctcgtcccttagatgcaccgagcccgtcaactctctcctgtgccgtcattttcgctagctacgtctttcgctcgacttcctgtgctcctaaattcctgtacacttagacacaagagttaacaacaacaggacctaatttgacttaattgatcatatcaaaataaccacaGGGTACTTACAGAAGAGACATCTACCACCATGAAGAGTGTTTTCGTGGTCCTTTCTGGGACTCTTCTCCTAGagtcagagagagagagagagagagagagagagatctacTCGAGCAGTAGCAATTGATGGCCCCTAAAGCTAAATAACGGAGTAACTATTGGACACAACTCTTCATCTTCTATTGCATTTGATCAAGGGTTGCCTTAAATataatgttgactgagctgcTTATAACTATAATGACTCTTTTAACATTATAATTAGCAATTAAAGCATGAATTACCAGAGCGCCCTCAAGGGGGGCTTCCACCTTTTGTAGGTCTTGTGTACTAAAGCTTAAAGAGGGCCCAACCTTCCATCTCGACCGATTCCTACAACATAATTCTCCTGATGATGGACATGGGTTTTCCAGGCTCGGTTCAAATCTCTATTGGTGGTCCTTCCAAAATCAAGTTTATAATTCCTCTAGATGGACTCCTGACTTTCTCCTTGCCTTTGTGTCAGTTGCTCTTTATGGGAGATATTGATTTTTCTTGTTAGCGCCTTGATTTGCCCGAGTGTCTACATCAACTAGCAAGATTATTTTTTTCCCAGGTGATCTCTGGGCGGGCGATAGGTCACTTGTGTTTTTCCTTTCAGGGGTAGGGGAGGTTCCTTCCACTCTGAATACGGGATGGAAAAATTTGAGGATCCTAGATCCATTGTCCGAGCAAATTGAACCTCCTCTACATTAACATACTTGACTGAACGACCGAGCAAGTTGTCAAAATTAACTTGGGGTTTCCTTACCAGGGATAGGAAAAAGTCTCCTTCTTCTAGGCCTTATGAAAAGGCACTCATTAATATCTTTGAAATCATCGAATGTACATCCTGAGCTACCTGATTAAAGCGTTGAATGTCATCCTTTAGTGTTTCCTTAGTATTTTACTTGAAAGCGAATAAATTCAATGACATTTTATGATACCTCCGACTATTAGTGAAATGATGTAAGAAT
This region of Zingiber officinale cultivar Zhangliang chromosome 9A, Zo_v1.1, whole genome shotgun sequence genomic DNA includes:
- the LOC122021489 gene encoding inactive TPR repeat-containing thioredoxin TTL3-like isoform X2 — its product is MAGVGLDACCHCANVGARLKDQFSSSDVFFKDLKSLKKECEEALVLDPAFRHAQQRELQAVERHLDMCAEARKVVDWKSDLKESDAAFIEGANASSFVMASKCEA
- the LOC122021489 gene encoding inactive TPR repeat-containing thioredoxin TTL3-like isoform X1, with the protein product MAGVGLDACCHCANVGARLKDQFSSSDVFFKDLKSLKKECEEALVLDPAFRHAQQRLASLLIRELQAVERHLDMCAEARKVVDWKSDLKESDAAFIEGANASSFVMASKCEA